In the genome of Populus alba chromosome 11, ASM523922v2, whole genome shotgun sequence, one region contains:
- the LOC118049035 gene encoding cysteine-rich receptor-like protein kinase 10, protein MGHNFLSDAKTMLLLLYFSIAGLLNLAYADPPYSFCSSTSPYAANSPFQTNLKSLMSYLASNASVSNQYHAYAGNDPDRVYAQYMCYNYITNEKCSACIDAASQDIMQLCPNNRNATVWEELCQLRFSNKNFIGQLDFSGNIPLANTETIENSVQFISVVNENFSNLTTKAAFDPTQNMYATGKLALSDIDTLYTLVQCTTDLSPHDCNTCLQVAIQNISSCCYFGQGARLLSRSCYFRFELYAFYEGAADSRTQKVYNFPRGKTLTILKIVLGTCIPTVVLAFLTASCIIYFRRISRKETDEEKSHLAFLQELRKSSGSTFAEGNKVSSEELPWMMDLSVIRDATDNFSVSNKLGQGGFGSVYKGILSDGSEVAVKRLSRSSEQGVKEFKTEVLLIMKLQHKNLVRLLGFCVEGEEKLLVYEFMPNSSLDVFLFDPTKRAELDWSGRIDIINGIAKGMLYLHEDSRLRIIHRDLKASNVLLDNEMNPKISDFGMARIFSSNEDEANTARIVGTYGYMAPEYAMEGLYSTKSDVFSFGVLLLEIISGRKKAGYHQSKSAPSLLAYAWQLWNEGNKAELIDPMLSDSCNADEFSRYMHIGLLCVQEDASDRPAMSSVVLMLKSQNSFLPQPERPAFVGRFMDNLEATASNFSVNEMTLSDVGPR, encoded by the exons ATGGGTCATAATTTTCTCAGTGATGCGAAGACCATGCTTTTGTTGTTGTACTTTTCCATTGCCGGCCTTCTTAATCTTGCTTATGCTGATCCACCCTACAGTTTTTGCTCAAGCACATCTCCATATGCAGCTAACAGTCCATTTCAAACCAATCTCAAGTCCCTCATGTCTTATCTTGCCTCAAATGCTTCTGTGTCGAATCAATATCATGCCTATGCTGGAAATGACCCTGATAGAGTCTATGCTCAGTATATGTGCTACAACTACATAACAAACGAAAAGTGCAGTGCCTGCATTGATGCAGCATCACAAGATATCATGCAACTCTGTCCAAACAATAGAAATGCAACTGTATGGGAAGAGCTGTGCCAGTTGCGCTTCTCGAATAAAAATTTCATAGGCCAGCTTGATTTCTCAGGAAACATTCCCTTAGCTAATACAGAGACGATTGAAAATTCAGTACAGTTTATATCAGTAGTGAACGAAAATTTTAGTAATCTTACCACGAAGGCTGCTTTTGATCCCACGCAGAATATGTATGCTACAGGAAAATTAGCCTTATCGGATATAGACACCCTTTATACTCTGGTGCAGTGCACTACAGATTTGTCACCTCACGATTGTAACACATGCCTTCAGGTTGCCATACAAAATATTTCAAGTTGCTGCTATTTCGGTCAAGGGGCACGGCTTCTTAGCAGGAGTTGCTATTTTAGGTTTGAGTTATACGCATTCTATGAAGGCGCAGCTGATTCGCGAACACAAAAGG tgtataatTTTCCTAGAGGGAAGACATTGACAATTTTGAAGATTGTGCTTGGAACTTGTATACCAACAGTTGTTCTTGCGTTTCTTACTGCATCGTGTATCATCTACTTTCGGCGAATAAGCAGAAAAGAAACAG ATGAAGAAAAAAGTCACCTTGCTTTCTTACAGGAACTGAGAAAATCTAGCGGATCGACATTCGCAGAAGGTAATAAGGTGAGTTCTGAGGAATTACCTTGGATGATGGACCTGAGTGTTATAAGAGACGCGACAGATAACTTCTCTGTTTCAAACAAGCTTGGACAGGGTGGATTTGGCTCTGTTTACAAG GGGATACTAAGCGATGGAAGCGAAGTTGCAGTGAAGAGACTATCAAGAAGTTCGGAGCAGGGCgtaaaagaattcaaaactgAAGTTCTATTAATTATGAAACTTCAGCACAAAAATCTTGTCAGGCTGCTTGGTTTTTGTGTTGAAGGAGAGGAAAAGCTCCTCGTCTATGAATTCATGCCTAACAGCAGccttgatgtttttctttttg ATCCTACGAAACGAGCAGAACTTGATTGGAGCGGTAgaattgatattataaatggAATTGCAAAGGGAATGCTTTATCTTCACGAGGATTCTAGGCTTAGAATCATTCATCGAGACCTAAAAGCTTCTAATGTATTGTTAGACAATGAGATGAATCCGAAGATTTCTGACTTTGGAATGGCAAGGATTTTTTCAAGCAATGAAGACGAAGCCAATACTGCTCGAATAGTAGGAACATA TGGATACATGGCACCAGAATATGCAATGGAGGGATTATATTCAACCAAATCTgatgtttttagttttggagTTCTCTTGCTTGAGATCATAAGCGGGAGAAAGAAAGCTGGATACCACCAATCAAAAAGTGCTCCTAGCCTCCTTGCATAT GCTTGGCAATTATGGAACGAAGGAAATAAAGCAGAGTTGATTGATCCAATGCTGTCTGATTCATGCAATGCTGACGAATTTTCACGTTACATGCACATTGGTTTATTATGTGTTCAAGAAGATGCTAGCGACAGACCTGCCATGTCATCCGTTGTCTTAATGCTGAAAAGCCAAAATTCATTTCTTCCCCAACCTGAGCGGCCGGCTTTTGTGGGAAGATTCATGGACAACCTGGAGGCAACTGCTAGCAATTTCTCTGTCAATGAAATGACACTTTCTGATGTTGGTCCACGATGA